From the genome of Pungitius pungitius chromosome 21, fPunPun2.1, whole genome shotgun sequence, one region includes:
- the LOC119213291 gene encoding inhibitory synaptic factor 2A isoform X1: MVSKEGGKCMLTNSESDSETAPLPSTSLALEVKYSLEASRQVRKRNKALQVRFKDICEAQNEQREAELQAAGKGGKPISYKVAYRKYMTVPARRSIPNVTRSTGVQTSPDLKKRYQTFPFERKKGHTFKHVAAVETYRGQNNGFVMEVKPPKAAGQGLDEEEEGACGGSGVRRTRALLHTNECIATVEQHTAPDGLCSDALQLSCAADTDRLAGTQRGGGAGARDEYQLCSVPSKARTGLQHREADVDRSAKRQLLNLEAGSSQTLPDRASKVTGPIAWNSLTQVECLDSPSVRSKRKKALQLNGLQSETLPRSGRGCTTQAQCHTGQLSARPLQGMDEPLTPCGGDEAGGAAPDQTQEACKQIVPMKQDGEAKAQLQAMENLISSSQETIKVLLGVIQELEKGEAHREGLTYRTGQDTANCDTCRNSACIIYSVELDFKQQEDKLQPLMTRLGPTLDGHFASLPYPQEAFTSTPKRKSKADSKKHARWKLWFL, translated from the exons ATGGTGAGCAAGGAGGGCGGCAAATGCATGCTCACCAACTCAGAGTCTGACTCGGAGACAGCGCCCCTGCCCTCCACCTCGCTGGCGCTGGAGGTGAAATATTCCCTGGAAGCCAGTCGACAGGTGAGGAAGAGAAACAAGGCCCTGCAAGTGCGTTTCAAGGATATCTGCGAGGCACAGAACGAGCAGAGGGAGGCGGAGCTGCAGGCAGCAGGGAAAGGCGGCAAGCCCATCTCCTACAAGGTGGCGTACCGCAAGTACATGACCGTCCCCGCCCGCCGCTCCATCCCGAACGTCACAAGAAGCACAGGCGTGCAGACGTCCCCCGATCTGAAGAAACGCTACCAGACCTTTCCCTTTGAGCGCAAAAAAGGCCACACCTTTAAGCACGTGGCGGCCGTGGAAACGTACAGAGGTCAGAATAACGGCTTTGTCATGGAGGTGAAGCCGCCCAAAGCTGCCGGGCAGGGTttagacgaggaggaggagggagcctgCGGTGGGAGTGGAGTTCGGAGGACCAGGGCTCTGCTCCATACTAATGAGTGCATCGCCACAGTGGAGCAGCACACTGCACCTGATGGCCTGTGCTCTGACGCGCTGCAGCTCAGTTGCGCCGCAGACACGGACCGCCTCGCAGGCACGcagagggggggcggagccggAGCGCGGGACGAATACCAGCTCTGCAGTGTCCCATCCAAAGCCAGGACAGGATTACAACACAGGGAGGCCGACGTGGACCGCTCGGCCAAGAGGCAGCTGCTCAATCTGGAGGCGGGCTCGTCCCAGACCCTGCCGGACAGGGCCTCCAAGGTTACGGGCCCTATCGCCTGGAACTCCCTCACGCAGGTGGAGTGCTTGGACAGTCCGTCAGTGCGTAGCAAGCGGAAAAAAGCGCTGCAGCTCAACGGGCTGCAGAGTGAGACGCTACCGCGTTCCGGCAGAGGCTGCACAACGCAGGCACAGTGCCACACGGGACAGCTATCTGCCCGGCCTCTGCAGGGCATGGACGAGCCTCTGACACCGTGTGGAGGGGACGAGGCTGGCGGTGCGGCGCCCGACCAAACACAGGAGGCCTGCAAGCAAATAGTGCCTATGAAACAGGACGGGGAGGCTAAAGCACAGCTCCAGGCAATGGAAAATCTCATCAGCTCCAGCCAGGAGACCATCAAAGTGCTGCTGGGGGTCatccaggagctggagaaggggGAGGCCCACAGAGAAGG ACTCACCTATCGAACAGGACAGGACACGGCCAACTGCGACACGTGCCGGAACAGCGCATGCATTATTTACAG TGTGGAGCTGGACttcaagcagcaggaggacaagCTGCAGCCGCTGATGACGAGGCTCGGCCCCACGCTGGACGGCCATTTCGCCTCCCTGCCTTACCCACAGGAGGCGTTCACCTCCACCCCCAAGCGCAAGTCCAAAGCCGACTCCAAGAAGCACGCCCGCTGGAAACTTTGGTTTCTGTGA
- the LOC119213291 gene encoding inhibitory synaptic factor 2A isoform X2, producing MVSKEGGKCMLTNSESDSETAPLPSTSLALEVKYSLEASRQVRKRNKALQVRFKDICEAQNEQREAELQAAGKGGKPISYKVAYRKYMTVPARRSIPNVTRSTGVQTSPDLKKRYQTFPFERKKGHTFKHVAAVETYRGQNNGFVMEVKPPKAAGQGLDEEEEGACGGSGVRRTRALLHTNECIATVEQHTAPDGLCSDALQLSCAADTDRLAGTQRGGGAGARDEYQLCSVPSKARTGLQHREADVDRSAKRQLLNLEAGSSQTLPDRASKVTGPIAWNSLTQVECLDSPSVRSKRKKALQLNGLQSETLPRSGRGCTTQAQCHTGQLSARPLQGMDEPLTPCGGDEAGGAAPDQTQEACKQIVPMKQDGEAKAQLQAMENLISSSQETIKVLLGVIQELEKGEAHREGLTYRTGQDTANCDTCRNSACIIYRPNRIAQTGENLHKET from the exons ATGGTGAGCAAGGAGGGCGGCAAATGCATGCTCACCAACTCAGAGTCTGACTCGGAGACAGCGCCCCTGCCCTCCACCTCGCTGGCGCTGGAGGTGAAATATTCCCTGGAAGCCAGTCGACAGGTGAGGAAGAGAAACAAGGCCCTGCAAGTGCGTTTCAAGGATATCTGCGAGGCACAGAACGAGCAGAGGGAGGCGGAGCTGCAGGCAGCAGGGAAAGGCGGCAAGCCCATCTCCTACAAGGTGGCGTACCGCAAGTACATGACCGTCCCCGCCCGCCGCTCCATCCCGAACGTCACAAGAAGCACAGGCGTGCAGACGTCCCCCGATCTGAAGAAACGCTACCAGACCTTTCCCTTTGAGCGCAAAAAAGGCCACACCTTTAAGCACGTGGCGGCCGTGGAAACGTACAGAGGTCAGAATAACGGCTTTGTCATGGAGGTGAAGCCGCCCAAAGCTGCCGGGCAGGGTttagacgaggaggaggagggagcctgCGGTGGGAGTGGAGTTCGGAGGACCAGGGCTCTGCTCCATACTAATGAGTGCATCGCCACAGTGGAGCAGCACACTGCACCTGATGGCCTGTGCTCTGACGCGCTGCAGCTCAGTTGCGCCGCAGACACGGACCGCCTCGCAGGCACGcagagggggggcggagccggAGCGCGGGACGAATACCAGCTCTGCAGTGTCCCATCCAAAGCCAGGACAGGATTACAACACAGGGAGGCCGACGTGGACCGCTCGGCCAAGAGGCAGCTGCTCAATCTGGAGGCGGGCTCGTCCCAGACCCTGCCGGACAGGGCCTCCAAGGTTACGGGCCCTATCGCCTGGAACTCCCTCACGCAGGTGGAGTGCTTGGACAGTCCGTCAGTGCGTAGCAAGCGGAAAAAAGCGCTGCAGCTCAACGGGCTGCAGAGTGAGACGCTACCGCGTTCCGGCAGAGGCTGCACAACGCAGGCACAGTGCCACACGGGACAGCTATCTGCCCGGCCTCTGCAGGGCATGGACGAGCCTCTGACACCGTGTGGAGGGGACGAGGCTGGCGGTGCGGCGCCCGACCAAACACAGGAGGCCTGCAAGCAAATAGTGCCTATGAAACAGGACGGGGAGGCTAAAGCACAGCTCCAGGCAATGGAAAATCTCATCAGCTCCAGCCAGGAGACCATCAAAGTGCTGCTGGGGGTCatccaggagctggagaaggggGAGGCCCACAGAGAAGG ACTCACCTATCGAACAGGACAGGACACGGCCAACTGCGACACGTGCCGGAACAGCGCATGCATTATTTACAG